Sequence from the bacterium genome:
GACAGTATTAACAGTTATCTGAGATGCCCCAACATTGCCCACTTTATCCGTTGCCTCTACCCGTATAATGTGGGAACCGCCTATCGATGGTGCGTTCCAGGTTGTCGATGGACTAGTTCCCATTCCATTCGCAATCTGGCCTCCATCTAAGAGGATCACCCAGGTATCCGGATTAGCATCGGTAATCGTCGCGCCGATACTAACTGCCCCGCTCACATTTGCGCCATCAGTTGGAGTATTGATAACAACCGAAGGGATAATTCGGTCAACCGTAATCGATCTTGCGGTTGACAAACCGCTGTTTCCGGCAAGATCCGCTGCGGTTGCCTGGATTGAGTGAGAACCTTCACTAAGTGAACTGGTACTCACCGATTGGTTCCATGTGGGAGTAATTCCAGTTAGCAAATTCGTTGTACCATCCGCTTTGACCTGCCAACTTGTAAGATACGTGTCTGAAGCAGAACCACTGACGTTCATCGAAGTGCCCACAAACTGATTAGCGATCGGAGTACTTAAGATAACGGTTGGATTCGTTCGGTCAACAGTAATCGTTCTTGCGGTTGACGAACCACTGTTTCCGGCTAAATCAGTGGCGGTGGCTTGGATTGAGTGAGAACCTTCGGTAAGCGAACTGGTGCTGACTGACTGGTTCCATGTGGGGGTACTGCCCGAAAGCAGATTTGTTGTGCCGTCCGCTAAGACTTGCCACACTGATAGGTTCGTATCAGTTGCCGATCCGGTAGTCGTCATCGAACTTCCCACATACTGATTAGCAATCGGAGAGGTCAGTGTGACAACAGGAAGCGTATTATCGACATTAATGGTATGCACATCGGTTACTGAGTTTGAGGAAAGAGTGATCGTATGCGAACCATCTCCGTTCGTGGTTGAATCCCAGGGATTAGAGGGACTTGCGCTGCTTCCGCTGGCGATTGTAGTAGCCCCATCGAGCAGCCAGTTATAAGCAGGGCTTGCACCCCCGTTGGTGATCGTTCCGGTTAGCGTGATCGTTCCTTTGACCCATTGGTTTACTGTGGGTTGAGTAATAGCGACCGTGACGGGTAAGTTGACACTCGCACTTAGGGTATATCTTTGTACATCAGATACAGCTCCCGCAACATTCGATACGGTGAAATAGAACGTGCCTGTCGATGGCAGACTGTAATTACTAATCGTCTCGCTTTGTCCTGCTCCAGTTGCATTCTGGGTTAGCAGAAGTGATGTGCCATTTGTGTTATAAAGTTTAATCTGTAAGTCGTTGATTGTTAACGTATTAATTGAGCTCGTAGTAGTATCGCTATTACCGACTAAATAGGTCGATCCAACTGGCGTTACGGTTATTGTCACCGAGGATATCTGGCTTACTGTGAACTTAAACCAATCTATATCGTTGCTGATATCTGTTGAGAGATTGCTTGTAATAGTGGGAGTGCTCGTTAGCGTTCCAAGGTTTGTGGCGGAAGAATTGATGTCATTGTTTTCGAGAGAATCGCCGTAAAATAACTCACTGCCGCGAATATCATCATCTTGCGGTCCATCGAAATTGGTATTGAGATAAGGCTCCATCAGCTTTGTATGGTCTAATGGCCACACATGACCCAACCCCAACCCATGTCCATGCTCATGCATGATGGTATTGCGAAGCCATCGATAATTATTGTTTGTAATGTTCCATGCTTCTGATGTATCGAACACCATATCGCCGGTGTCGGGGAAGAAAGTATATGCCAGGACGTTATACTGGCCGTCGATATTATGTCCTACGATACGGATATCCCCACGCTTTCCAAGAAAACCTGGTCTAGTCGGAAATGTCGTACTGTCATCGCTTACTTCCGTGTAGGTAATCCCAGAAACTGTATGCCAAGCTTGAAAGCTTTGAGCAAACAACGTCTTCCACACAGTAGTACTACTAAACTGGCTATCAAGCGTAGCATTTAAGACATTCGGCGAAGCTATTTCACCCCCATAGCTGCTGGGAATATTAATGCCATCCGCAGGAAAGCTGTAAGTAAGCTTGATGGGATCTCCTTGCAAGCCAGTGCCCCCGTTTGCCGTTGTGGTCCATCGAGTACTGGCGACATATCGAGTTAATTCACCACCTGGCAATTTACTTAGGATTGAATTAAGATCGGTTTCATTAGTACCTGGTGAAACGCACAGTGAAATGGTATCCGTTTCGATACAAAAAGGCTGATCGCCGTTTCGGCTGATCATATCTCTGAGTACAATCATATCAACGGCTTTTTGGACAGGGTTCTCATTATCCAGCAACCATGGCCTCCAATCGACAAGAGACATTGGAGAGGTCATGTTAAAAGCCGAACCAATGAATGACGAGTTAGCTGCTCGAGCATTGGCAAACAATGCGAATATGAAGAAGGCACCAAAAACTATCAAAATTAGGACAATTATCTTTTGCATATTTATTTCCTGCTATAACCAATAACTAAAAACGCGAACCGATTCAGCCGAGCTTGCGGTTCGCGCTATCTTTAGAGCATACGTATCCTATTACATTATAACTCAACTTTTCAGAATCTGCCACTAGCCTACTTGCTTGTTATACTTATCTTGTAGTCAATATTTGACAGTGGGAGCGATTTGATGTTAAACTTTATATGAATTGGAACCAAAGGAGGTCCCTACAAGTTATGTCTGGCCATTCTAAGTGGCATAATATACGACTTCG
This genomic interval carries:
- a CDS encoding Ig-like domain-containing protein, with the protein product MQKIIVLILIVFGAFFIFALFANARAANSSFIGSAFNMTSPMSLVDWRPWLLDNENPVQKAVDMIVLRDMISRNGDQPFCIETDTISLCVSPGTNETDLNSILSKLPGGELTRYVASTRWTTTANGGTGLQGDPIKLTYSFPADGINIPSSYGGEIASPNVLNATLDSQFSSTTVWKTLFAQSFQAWHTVSGITYTEVSDDSTTFPTRPGFLGKRGDIRIVGHNIDGQYNVLAYTFFPDTGDMVFDTSEAWNITNNNYRWLRNTIMHEHGHGLGLGHVWPLDHTKLMEPYLNTNFDGPQDDDIRGSELFYGDSLENNDINSSATNLGTLTSTPTITSNLSTDISNDIDWFKFTVSQISSVTITVTPVGSTYLVGNSDTTTSSINTLTINDLQIKLYNTNGTSLLLTQNATGAGQSETISNYSLPSTGTFYFTVSNVAGAVSDVQRYTLSASVNLPVTVAITQPTVNQWVKGTITLTGTITNGGASPAYNWLLDGATTIASGSSASPSNPWDSTTNGDGSHTITLSSNSVTDVHTINVDNTLPVVTLTSPIANQYVGSSMTTTGSATDTNLSVWQVLADGTTNLLSGSTPTWNQSVSTSSLTEGSHSIQATATDLAGNSGSSTARTITVDRTNPTVILSTPIANQFVGTSMNVSGSASDTYLTSWQVKADGTTNLLTGITPTWNQSVSTSSLSEGSHSIQATAADLAGNSGLSTARSITVDRIIPSVVINTPTDGANVSGAVSIGATITDANPDTWVILLDGGQIANGMGTSPSTTWNAPSIGGSHIIRVEATDKVGNVGASQITVNTVTPDISFTGTIKLGGWVGSVTPISSLPVQVTIDGGAPTSVSMTGSGNTATFQVSLPPTGSHTVRAKPFKYLSQTLTVTTSGSNIAGTFDGPAHAGLIMGDVTDSNVIDDLDFLAIINNFGSIGSIYDSNGDNIVDDLDFLAIINNFGVSGS